Proteins encoded in a region of the Pseudomonas sp. PDNC002 genome:
- a CDS encoding EAL domain-containing protein encodes MPALSALVLQASGLHRSTAVIALHHLGYGQLSEVTSTAFALDRLRNAVGVHLLICDVRINPLARLEFLQTVAREGLAQGIVISGEMAPGTWTALAHLLQLQGIKAFWLGNEPATLERLRILLADFVPQEQESHPQPLQPEQGRSDGDDGFAFLGKGSPRAYFQPKVDVATAQPYGFEVLARWQCEDGQELSPDVFLPQLRRNGLLDTLLFALMRQAADALRSRGRADLELSFNLEAEQIAQPGFSATLERELNRLELDPRNVTFELTESSPLHAPSLSLENVLRLRLLGCGLAIDDFGCGHSTLQRLVELPFTELKLDRSFLADLGGGNPRRLIVLRNSLALGRELGLHVVAEGVENAVQHRQLQSLGCDAAQGYLFGRPVPAEQLDRLLRTRPPRLRKAELAYKKAESVIRLVE; translated from the coding sequence ATGCCCGCCCTTTCCGCGCTGGTCCTCCAGGCATCCGGCCTGCACCGCTCGACCGCGGTCATCGCTCTCCATCATCTCGGCTACGGCCAGTTGTCCGAGGTGACGAGCACTGCCTTCGCCCTGGATCGCCTTCGCAACGCAGTGGGCGTGCACCTGTTGATCTGCGATGTGCGCATCAATCCGCTGGCGCGCCTGGAGTTTCTCCAGACTGTCGCCCGCGAGGGACTTGCCCAGGGCATCGTGATCAGCGGCGAGATGGCGCCGGGCACCTGGACCGCCCTCGCTCATCTTCTGCAATTGCAGGGCATTAAGGCATTCTGGCTGGGCAACGAGCCCGCCACGCTGGAGCGCTTGCGAATCCTGCTGGCCGACTTCGTCCCGCAGGAGCAGGAGAGCCATCCCCAGCCCCTGCAGCCGGAGCAGGGCCGCAGCGACGGCGACGACGGTTTTGCTTTCCTGGGGAAAGGCAGTCCCCGCGCCTATTTCCAGCCGAAGGTCGACGTCGCCACGGCGCAGCCCTATGGCTTCGAGGTTCTCGCGCGCTGGCAGTGCGAGGACGGCCAGGAGCTGTCACCGGACGTTTTCCTGCCGCAACTGCGCCGTAATGGCCTGCTCGACACGTTGCTGTTCGCACTGATGCGCCAGGCTGCCGACGCGCTGCGCAGCCGTGGGCGCGCTGACCTGGAGCTGTCCTTCAACCTGGAGGCCGAGCAGATCGCCCAGCCCGGTTTCTCCGCCACGCTCGAACGTGAATTGAACCGGCTTGAGCTCGACCCCCGCAATGTCACTTTCGAGCTCACGGAATCTTCCCCTCTCCACGCGCCATCACTCAGCCTGGAGAATGTCCTGCGCTTGCGCCTGCTGGGTTGCGGACTGGCCATCGACGATTTCGGCTGCGGTCACTCCACCCTGCAACGCCTGGTCGAACTGCCCTTCACCGAACTGAAACTGGACCGCAGCTTCCTGGCCGACCTGGGCGGCGGCAATCCGCGTCGCCTGATCGTCCTGCGCAACAGCCTGGCACTGGGTCGCGAGCTGGGTCTGCATGTGGTGGCCGAAGGGGTCGAGAATGCCGTGCAGCACCGCCAGTTGCAGAGCCTTGGCTGCGATGCGGCGCAGGGCTATCTGTTCGGCAGGCCGGTACCCGCCGAGCAACTCGACAGACTGTTGCGTACGAGGCCTCCGCGCCTGCGCAAGGCAGAGCTGGCGTACAAAAAAGCGGAGTCGGTGATTCGCCTGGTCGAATGA
- the otsB gene encoding trehalose-phosphatase, whose product MFLDVDGTLLDIAESPGAVHVPQGLLHALTQLQRRLDGALALISGRPVEELDRLFQPLRLAASGGHGAHWRETGASPLRRTTRDLAACLRVQLNALANRHVGIHTEDKGTSFALHYRAAPALADDLRAQLQALLRGPGGMGLRLLHGKQVYEVVAEGVDKARAIQRLLETPGFAGRLPLFIGDDVTDEPALALMPSLGGLGLSVERALPGASAVFSDAAQVREALIKAAGGTDR is encoded by the coding sequence GTGTTCCTGGATGTCGACGGAACTCTTCTGGACATCGCCGAATCGCCCGGCGCGGTGCACGTGCCGCAAGGGTTGCTCCATGCGCTGACGCAGCTGCAGCGCAGACTCGACGGTGCCCTGGCCCTGATCAGCGGCCGCCCGGTCGAAGAACTCGACCGGCTCTTTCAACCCCTGCGCCTCGCCGCCAGCGGCGGGCACGGCGCGCATTGGCGCGAGACCGGCGCCAGCCCGCTGCGGCGCACCACCAGAGACCTGGCTGCCTGCCTGCGCGTGCAGTTGAACGCCCTGGCGAATCGGCATGTCGGAATCCATACGGAAGACAAGGGCACCAGCTTTGCCCTGCATTACCGCGCCGCCCCCGCGCTGGCCGACGATCTGCGCGCGCAATTGCAGGCATTGCTGCGTGGGCCAGGGGGCATGGGTCTGCGCTTGCTCCATGGCAAGCAGGTTTACGAAGTTGTCGCCGAGGGCGTCGACAAGGCCCGGGCGATCCAGCGCCTGCTGGAAACCCCGGGCTTCGCCGGGCGCCTGCCGCTGTTCATCGGCGATGACGTCACCGACGAACCCGCGCTGGCGTTGATGCCCTCCCTTGGCGGACTGGGCCTTTCAGTGGAGCGCGCCTTGCCCGGCGCGAGCGCGGTGTTCAGCGATGCGGCGCAGGTCCGCGAAGCCTTGATCAAAGCAGCAGGAGGAACAGACCGATGA
- a CDS encoding glycoside hydrolase family 15 protein → MTNRHEGALELGLIGNCRVAALVNPQARLVWWCYPNFDSDPAFSRLLAGDDEKGFADVLLENQVSSTSDYQRNTAIITTVLRDENGGAVRITDFAPRFLQYGHIYRPAQLCRLIEPIEGVPKIALRVRPTHGYGKPSRGIAGASHIRYLEGDEPIRLTTDAPLAYIQHETPFALRHPVSLVIGLDEPLDNAPGEVVRDYLKRTQNHWHDWVRGLAICFEWQQVVIRSAITLKLCNFEDTGAIIAAATTSVPEAPDSQRNWDYRYCWLRDAYFVILALNRLGATRTMEGYIDFITTVASGDAELKPLYGIIPNQDTSERIEPDLAGFLNHAPVRVGNQAVEQNQHDVFGSVALAVLQSFVDERLPNPSSAGMLQLLENLAAKAVHAAFEPDAGIWEYRGRQRVHTHSALLCWVACDRVGRIAKRLGRGDEASAWREKADNLRQRILAEAWSETKQCFTGAFGYDDLDASVLLMNELGIIEADDPRFIATVECIGRELDVNGHLLRYAAPDDFGVPETAFLVVKFWYLDALAAIGRTAEARQLFEQLIAARNRYGLLSEDLHPHTGELWGNIPQTYSMAGLVNSAMRLSIGWEDGLCRASW, encoded by the coding sequence ATGACGAACCGGCACGAAGGTGCTCTGGAACTGGGCCTGATCGGCAACTGCCGGGTGGCCGCACTGGTCAACCCGCAGGCGCGCCTGGTCTGGTGGTGTTACCCGAATTTCGACAGCGATCCGGCGTTCTCCCGGCTGCTGGCCGGTGACGACGAGAAAGGTTTTGCCGACGTGCTGCTGGAAAACCAGGTCAGCAGCACCTCCGACTACCAGCGCAACACGGCAATCATCACCACCGTCCTGCGCGACGAAAATGGCGGGGCGGTACGCATCACCGACTTCGCTCCGCGCTTCCTGCAATACGGCCACATCTACCGCCCGGCGCAACTGTGCCGGCTGATCGAACCCATCGAGGGCGTGCCGAAGATCGCCCTGCGCGTGCGTCCGACCCACGGCTACGGCAAGCCCAGCCGGGGCATTGCCGGCGCCAGCCACATCCGCTACCTGGAAGGTGACGAGCCAATCCGCCTCACCACCGACGCGCCGCTGGCCTACATCCAGCACGAAACCCCGTTTGCCCTGCGCCATCCCGTGAGCCTGGTGATCGGTCTCGACGAGCCGCTGGACAACGCGCCCGGCGAGGTCGTTCGCGACTACCTCAAGCGCACCCAGAACCATTGGCACGACTGGGTACGCGGCCTGGCGATCTGCTTCGAGTGGCAACAGGTAGTGATCCGCTCGGCCATCACCCTGAAGCTGTGCAACTTCGAAGACACCGGCGCGATCATCGCCGCCGCCACCACGTCCGTGCCCGAGGCACCGGATTCCCAGCGCAACTGGGACTACCGCTATTGCTGGCTGCGCGACGCCTACTTCGTGATCCTCGCCCTCAATCGCCTGGGGGCCACGCGGACCATGGAGGGCTACATCGACTTCATTACCACCGTCGCCAGCGGCGACGCCGAGCTCAAGCCGCTCTACGGCATCATTCCCAACCAGGACACGAGCGAGCGCATCGAGCCGGACCTCGCGGGTTTCCTCAACCATGCCCCGGTCCGCGTCGGCAACCAGGCAGTGGAGCAGAACCAGCACGACGTGTTCGGCTCGGTCGCGCTGGCGGTGCTGCAGAGTTTCGTCGACGAGCGCCTGCCCAACCCCAGCAGCGCGGGCATGCTGCAACTGCTGGAAAACCTGGCCGCCAAGGCGGTGCATGCGGCCTTCGAGCCGGACGCCGGAATCTGGGAATACCGCGGTCGGCAGCGGGTCCATACCCATTCCGCCTTGCTCTGCTGGGTTGCCTGCGACCGCGTCGGCCGCATCGCCAAACGCCTGGGGCGTGGTGACGAGGCCAGTGCCTGGCGGGAAAAGGCCGATAACCTGCGCCAACGTATCCTCGCCGAAGCCTGGAGTGAGACCAAACAATGCTTCACCGGCGCTTTCGGTTACGACGATCTCGATGCCAGCGTGCTGCTCATGAACGAACTGGGCATCATCGAGGCCGATGATCCGCGCTTCATCGCCACCGTCGAGTGCATCGGTCGCGAACTCGACGTGAATGGCCATCTGCTGCGCTACGCCGCACCGGACGACTTCGGTGTGCCGGAAACCGCGTTCCTGGTGGTCAAGTTCTGGTATCTCGATGCGCTCGCTGCCATCGGCCGCACCGCCGAGGCGCGCCAGTTGTTCGAGCAACTGATCGCCGCGCGCAATCGCTACGGGCTGCTGTCCGAGGATCTGCATCCGCACACCGGCGAGCTGTGGGGCAATATCCCGCAGACCTACTCCATGGCCGGGCTGGTCAATTCCGCCATGCGACTTTCCATTGGATGGGAGGACGGCCTATGTCGCGCCTCGTGGTGA
- the otsA gene encoding alpha,alpha-trehalose-phosphate synthase (UDP-forming): MSRLVVISNRVAIPDENGPAPGGLAVAVEAAMRNREGLWFGWSGEKAEEPGPPTTVQRGNLHYVLTDLHPQDFDEYYNGFANRVLWPILHYRVDLAEFNEAEFGGYQRVNEFFAERLSPLLEEDDVLWVHDYHLIPLASALRQRGHANRIGFFLHIPMPPADLITALPHHDELIRALTEYNLIGFQTENDASNFARYLTRVVGAATPDGRRYHLENQHFRVGVFPVGVDADGFRRLAEEASQSQAAADLRESLGGRALMVGVDRLDYSKGIVNRLDGYERFLERNPQWHNRVTCLQISPGSRQAIPEYADIDAAVSARVGHINGRFGAVSWVPLRYVARNHQRADIAMVMRHARIGLVTPLRDGMNLVAKEFVAAQDPDDPGVLVLSQFAGAAAELGGALIINPHDRDALAEAMRQALNMPLKERQARHRDMYAVLEANDIRFWGPSFIDALTRPGRALNWLSNHYLSH; encoded by the coding sequence ATGTCGCGCCTCGTGGTGATCTCCAATCGGGTCGCGATTCCCGATGAAAACGGCCCGGCGCCGGGCGGCCTTGCCGTCGCGGTGGAGGCGGCGATGCGTAACCGCGAGGGCCTGTGGTTCGGCTGGAGCGGAGAGAAGGCCGAAGAGCCGGGGCCGCCGACCACGGTGCAGCGCGGCAACCTGCATTACGTCCTCACCGACCTGCATCCGCAGGATTTCGACGAGTACTACAACGGTTTCGCCAACCGTGTGCTCTGGCCGATCCTGCACTATCGGGTGGACCTGGCGGAGTTCAACGAAGCGGAATTCGGCGGCTACCAGCGCGTTAACGAGTTCTTCGCCGAACGCCTGAGTCCGCTGCTGGAAGAGGACGACGTTCTCTGGGTGCATGACTACCACCTGATTCCCCTGGCCTCGGCACTGAGGCAGCGCGGACATGCCAACCGCATCGGCTTCTTCCTGCATATCCCGATGCCGCCGGCCGACCTGATCACCGCGCTGCCGCACCACGACGAGCTGATCCGCGCGCTGACCGAGTACAACCTGATCGGATTCCAGACCGAGAACGACGCGAGCAACTTCGCCCGCTACCTGACCCGCGTGGTCGGCGCTGCCACGCCCGACGGGCGGCGTTATCACCTGGAGAACCAGCACTTCCGCGTCGGCGTGTTTCCCGTGGGGGTGGATGCCGACGGATTCCGCCGGCTGGCCGAGGAGGCCTCGCAGAGCCAGGCTGCCGCGGACCTGCGCGAAAGTCTCGGCGGCCGGGCCCTGATGGTCGGCGTGGACCGCCTCGATTACTCCAAGGGCATCGTCAATCGGCTGGATGGCTACGAGCGCTTTCTCGAGCGCAATCCGCAGTGGCACAACCGCGTGACCTGCCTGCAGATTTCACCAGGCAGCCGGCAGGCGATCCCCGAATACGCCGATATCGACGCCGCCGTCAGTGCGCGGGTGGGGCATATCAATGGGCGATTCGGCGCGGTGTCCTGGGTGCCATTGCGCTATGTGGCGCGCAACCACCAGCGGGCGGATATCGCGATGGTCATGCGGCATGCGCGGATCGGGCTGGTCACGCCGTTGCGCGATGGAATGAACCTGGTGGCCAAGGAATTCGTCGCCGCCCAGGACCCGGACGATCCGGGCGTGCTGGTCCTGTCCCAGTTCGCCGGGGCAGCCGCCGAGCTGGGCGGGGCGCTGATCATCAATCCCCATGACCGAGATGCCTTGGCGGAGGCCATGCGGCAGGCGCTGAACATGCCACTCAAGGAGCGCCAGGCGCGCCATCGCGACATGTATGCGGTGTTGGAGGCCAATGACATCCGCTTCTGGGGGCCAAGCTTCATCGACGCACTGACGCGGCCGGGCAGGGCGCTGAACTGGCTGTCGAACCATTACCTCAGTCACTGA
- a CDS encoding cold-shock protein, which translates to MSDRQNGIVKWFNSEKGFGFITPESGPDVFVHFRQIEGNGYKSLDEGQKVSFVVTAGQKGPQAEQVRAV; encoded by the coding sequence ATGTCCGATCGTCAAAACGGTATCGTTAAGTGGTTCAATTCCGAGAAAGGCTTCGGCTTCATCACTCCGGAAAGCGGCCCGGACGTATTCGTTCACTTCCGTCAAATCGAAGGTAACGGCTACAAGTCCCTCGACGAAGGCCAGAAGGTCAGCTTCGTTGTGACCGCCGGCCAGAAAGGCCCGCAAGCTGAACAAGTTCGCGCTGTCTAA